The Bos indicus isolate NIAB-ARS_2022 breed Sahiwal x Tharparkar chromosome X, NIAB-ARS_B.indTharparkar_mat_pri_1.0, whole genome shotgun sequence genome has a window encoding:
- the SLC25A53 gene encoding solute carrier family 25 member 53 isoform X1, giving the protein MMSRLARPISGARGRPPRAASCSGPLLAKRSSRPAGAAAHRRGSRCGVKCSSDSQTLPIGILPFFHLHPGIFSMGEQNHSPGKELQHWTQKEAPGKRSWHSHAYALGAISNFMSTFLTFPIYKVVFRQQIHAVAVSEALRQLWHEGPQYFYRGIYPPLLSKTLQGTLLFGTYDSMLCCLSPVGPHSLGNRWAAGLMSGVVEAVALSPFERVQNVLQDGRKQARFPSTISILKEFHSYGLWGRLSQGYYRGFWPILLRNSLGSALYFSFKDPIQNSLAEQGLPHWVPALVSGSVNGTITCLVLYPLIVLVANMQSHIGWQSMPSLWASIQDVWDTRGRKVFLIYRGGSLVILRSSVTWGLTTAIHDFLQRRYHSRKEPKD; this is encoded by the exons ATGATGAGTCGGTTGGCGAGGCCAATCAGCGGGGCGAGGGGGCGGCCTCCCCGCGCAGCCTCCTGCTCAGGGCCATTGCTAGCAAAAAGGAGTAGCAGGCCGGCGGGGGCTGCGGCACACAGGCGCGGAAGCCGGTGCGGTGTCAAGTGCAGCTCGGACTCTCAGACCCTGCCGATTGGCATTTTACC TTTCTTCCATCTGCACCCAGGTATCTTCAGCATGGGGGAACAAAACCACTCTCCCGGGAAGGAGCTTCAGCACTGGACACAAAAAGAGGCTCCAGGAAAGAGAAGCTGGCACTCCCATGCCTACGCCCTTGGTGCCatttccaactttatgtccactTTTCTGACCTTTCCTATCTATAAGGTTGTGTTCCGGCAACAGATCCATGCTGTGGCGGTGTCAGAGGCTTTGCGGCAGCTTTGGCATGAAGGCCCTCAATACTTCTACCGGGGAATCTACCCGCCTCTTCTCTCCAAGACATTGCAAGGGACTCTGCTGTTTGGGACTTACGATAGCATGCTGTGTTGTCTCTCCCCTGTTGGGCCACACTCCCTGGGGAACCGCTGGGCTGCGGGGCTTATGTCTGGTGTGGTGGAGGCTGTGGCACTTAGCCCCTTTGAGAGGGTGCAAAATGTGCTCCAGGATGGTCGCAAGCAAGCTCGCTTTCCCAGCACCATCAGCATTCTCAAGGAATTTCACTCTTATGGGCTTTGGGGCCGGCTGTCACAGGGTTACTATCGCGGTTTCTGGCCTATCCTTCTCAGGAACAGCCTGGGGAGTGCTCTGTATTTCTCCTTCAAGGATCCCATTCAGAATAGCTTGGCAGAGCAAGGCCTGCCCCACTGGGTTCCTGCCTTGGTGTCTGGGAGTGTCAATGGAACAATCACCTGCCTAGTTCTGTATCCTCTGATTGTGCTGGTTGCCAATATGCAGTCCCACATTGGCTGGCAGAGCATGCCAAGCTTATGGGCCTCTATCCAGGATGTGTGGGACACTCGGGGCCGAAAGGTATTTCTGATCTACCGGGGAGGTTCCCTGGTCATCCTAAGGTCCAGTGTAACCTGGGGCCTTACTACTGCTATCCATGACTTCCTGCAGAGGAGGTATCATTCCAGGAAAGAGCCGAAAGACTGA
- the SLC25A53 gene encoding solute carrier family 25 member 53 isoform X2, protein MGEQNHSPGKELQHWTQKEAPGKRSWHSHAYALGAISNFMSTFLTFPIYKVVFRQQIHAVAVSEALRQLWHEGPQYFYRGIYPPLLSKTLQGTLLFGTYDSMLCCLSPVGPHSLGNRWAAGLMSGVVEAVALSPFERVQNVLQDGRKQARFPSTISILKEFHSYGLWGRLSQGYYRGFWPILLRNSLGSALYFSFKDPIQNSLAEQGLPHWVPALVSGSVNGTITCLVLYPLIVLVANMQSHIGWQSMPSLWASIQDVWDTRGRKVFLIYRGGSLVILRSSVTWGLTTAIHDFLQRRYHSRKEPKD, encoded by the coding sequence ATGGGGGAACAAAACCACTCTCCCGGGAAGGAGCTTCAGCACTGGACACAAAAAGAGGCTCCAGGAAAGAGAAGCTGGCACTCCCATGCCTACGCCCTTGGTGCCatttccaactttatgtccactTTTCTGACCTTTCCTATCTATAAGGTTGTGTTCCGGCAACAGATCCATGCTGTGGCGGTGTCAGAGGCTTTGCGGCAGCTTTGGCATGAAGGCCCTCAATACTTCTACCGGGGAATCTACCCGCCTCTTCTCTCCAAGACATTGCAAGGGACTCTGCTGTTTGGGACTTACGATAGCATGCTGTGTTGTCTCTCCCCTGTTGGGCCACACTCCCTGGGGAACCGCTGGGCTGCGGGGCTTATGTCTGGTGTGGTGGAGGCTGTGGCACTTAGCCCCTTTGAGAGGGTGCAAAATGTGCTCCAGGATGGTCGCAAGCAAGCTCGCTTTCCCAGCACCATCAGCATTCTCAAGGAATTTCACTCTTATGGGCTTTGGGGCCGGCTGTCACAGGGTTACTATCGCGGTTTCTGGCCTATCCTTCTCAGGAACAGCCTGGGGAGTGCTCTGTATTTCTCCTTCAAGGATCCCATTCAGAATAGCTTGGCAGAGCAAGGCCTGCCCCACTGGGTTCCTGCCTTGGTGTCTGGGAGTGTCAATGGAACAATCACCTGCCTAGTTCTGTATCCTCTGATTGTGCTGGTTGCCAATATGCAGTCCCACATTGGCTGGCAGAGCATGCCAAGCTTATGGGCCTCTATCCAGGATGTGTGGGACACTCGGGGCCGAAAGGTATTTCTGATCTACCGGGGAGGTTCCCTGGTCATCCTAAGGTCCAGTGTAACCTGGGGCCTTACTACTGCTATCCATGACTTCCTGCAGAGGAGGTATCATTCCAGGAAAGAGCCGAAAGACTGA
- the ZCCHC18 gene encoding LOW QUALITY PROTEIN: zinc finger CCHC domain-containing protein 18 (The sequence of the model RefSeq protein was modified relative to this genomic sequence to represent the inferred CDS: inserted 2 bases in 2 codons; deleted 1 base in 1 codon; substituted 1 base at 1 genomic stop codon) has product MEPRNVALGISPADQAFLERLSILLHSYRRSLSVMASIIARVGNNWQQNTALPPWARSMLRSLRGKGSLGPSRVNMAEGKMKLFSGRVVPAQKEETFENWLIQVNGALPDWNMSEXEKLKHLMKTLRGPTREVMRLLQTANPNLSVANFLCAMKLVXGDSESSVTAHGKFFNTLQAQGEKASLCVIRLEVQLQNAIQAGIIAEKDANQTQLHQLLLGAELNGDLFFRLKNLLRMYANEQECLPNFLELIRTIREEEDCNDTXKRPKRSELIMETAVSPVAFQGPQAIAISTADCNVIEVDDTLNDSHEDVILVESQNPPLTSIGAPPLRVRARLQDQILVIDSLNSSQAQSPSTSGGSAYNNDGPGDICRTRKRKYTIHCSYCGEEGHSKETSDSKSNKAQVFENLIITLQKLTHTEEETSKEIPGKHSDLSEPQ; this is encoded by the exons ATGGAGCCCAGGAACGTTGCTTTGGGGATTTCTCCTGCAGATCAGGCTTTTCTAGAAAGGCTGAGCATTTTGTTACATTCATATAGACGATCATTGTCAGTCATGGCCAGCATCATTGCACGTGTGGGTAACAACTGGCAGCAGAATACAGCCTTGCCACCCTGGGCCCGTTCCATGTTGAGGTCCCTGAGGGGGAAGGGGAGTCTTGGTCCTTCAAGGGTCAACATGGCAGAAGGAAAGATGAAATTGTTCTCCGGGAGGGTGGTGCCAGCCCAGAAGGAGGAAACCTTTGAAAACTGGCTGATACAAGTCAATGGGGCCCTGCCAGATTGGAATATGTCTGAATAGGAAAAGCTCAAGCACTTGATGAAAACCCTGAGGGGCCCCACACGGGAGGTGATGCGTTTACTGCAGACAGCCAACCCCAACCTCAGTGTGGCAAATTTCTTGTGTGCCATGAAGTTGG TTGGGGATTCTGAAAGCAGTGTCACTGCCCATGGCAAATTTTTTAACACCTTGCAGGCACAAGGGGAGAAAGCCTCCCTTTGTGTGATCCGTTTAGAGGTGCAGCTCCAGAACGCTATTCAGGCTGGGATCATAGCTGAGAAAGATGCAAATCAGACACAGCTGCACCAGCTCCTTTTAGGGGCTGAGCTGAATGGGGACCTGTTCTTCAGGCTGAAGAATCTTCTCAGGATGTATGCAAATGAGCAGGAGTGTCTCCCCAATTTCCTGGAGTTAATCAGGACGATAAGGGAGGAAGAGGATTGTAATGACA TGAAGCGGCCCAAAAGATCTGAGCTAATCATGGAGACGGCAGTAAGCCCTGTGGCATTTCAGGGCCCCCAGGCAATAGCCATCAGCACTGCTGATTGCAATGTGATAGAAGTAGATGATACCCTTAATGACTCACACGAGGATGTGATCCTGGTGGAGTCTCAGAACCCTCCACTTACATCCATAGGTGCCCCTCCCCTCAGGGTCAGGGCCAGACTTCAGGATCAAATACTGGTCATTGATTCCCTAAACAGTTCTCAGGCTCAATCTCCTTCTACCAGTGGTGGTTCTGCATATAACAATGATGGTCCTGGGGATATATGTAGAACCAGGAAGAGAAAATATACTATCCACTGTTCATACTGTGGTGAGGAGGGCCACTCAAAGGAAACCAGTGACAGTAAGAGCAACAAGGCCCAGGTG TTTGAGAATCTGATCATCACCCTGCAAAAGCTGACACATACAGAGGAGGAGACATCAAAAGAGATCCCAGGCAAGCACAGTGACCTCTCCGAGCCACAGTAA